atcaaacatggaggagtgttagacacactcacacaaatcagacagcagtactggattcctcagggaagacagtcagtcaaatcaatcttgaagaattgcatgatatgccgaaggtacgatgcaagaacttgctcttatccagggccaccacccctaccaaaggaacgagtggtccatctacaacctttcgaaacgacaggagtagattatacaggagcaatatatctaacagggactgcagataagcaacctatcaaggcatacatctgtctgttcacctgtgctaccaccagggcagtacatctagaggtaacacccgatatgactgctcaatcatttattcaagctttccgcagattcgcagcacgccgatcatgccctaagctgatgatttcagataacggagcaaacttggtagctggagaagcatgtctacgggaaatctgttcccatcctgcagttacttccacactggaacagcgtcattgcagatggaaatttatccctccgagagccccatggcacggaggattttatgaacggttaataggaactgtaaaaagatccttgagaaaatctctacaccgtcagaaaatcaatcttcaagaactccagacagtaatcacggaaatagaatcgagggtgaataaccggccgttgacttacttgtctgaggatcctactcaacatgagccgttaagtcctgcccacctaatgtatggaagacttctgactccagtaccatctctagtggatgatgagatcagagatccctcatatgtgggacagagcgagttggttcaggggtataagcatctgtccagcataatccaaaaatggaatgatgtttggacaaaagaatatcttacatctctacgagaacatcactatggggccaatgtcccacataatatagctaatctccaacctggcgatattgtcttggtagacagtgatggccctagggctgactggccattaggtaaagttgtctcagtccatccagatagtcaggggattttgagaatagtcaaaatcctgtctaaaggaacaacttccctgaagacattggacaaactcatccacatggaatcagtgagccagctgcagttagatcctgagagacctcaagacactctaactccacaagacccacagactcctaacagacacaatcgtccacaacggacagcagcacaaaagtgcaagcaaaatttgcacttgtattatcaatccaatggagagtaaataaatacatatggttactattgtcctaagtattggactctgtgccagttctctccctctggaagatgtgggaaatttttacccaccatatctaataatcatctaagaaatgtataatttctatatcatatcaaaatcatatcaaaatcgtatctaaattgtatcaaaatcatatttgaattattaaagattcattatagcttgatcctggatgacaatggcaccatgaacacgtacgcaacaggggcccttttgatgcctacgtgactttgtacatgatttctcaaggatccagaagcttctagaaggacttcttaattaaaaaactattggaacattgattcaacatccggtaggattaaaaatcgaatccttaataataatcagtggtactttcaaatactacttataatctttaaatcttatatctaattatattataatcacatcttatcttaatcataagtctagactgtaaaaataatcaatcaatattcattgcaagctacctctcaagggagagggggaaggctctcggggggcgagaagcgcccacgacgatgcctcgcggcactccgcgtttgtttacaattgagtgaacaagtgactgatccttagcgaacattaccagctcaaggactccttatctaatattttttatcgccagtgaatactctctagaactgggggagtacctggacaatatctacaaggaaaatcctggaacattacataaaatagagtgtatagtggagatcagtgacacggtttcctccaccttcattcataaacttttatctcgaatcattcttctgcaactgcaggataatcacgtagcaacgctacccgatcatcatacagcaacgctgtagcaaaatatcgtgcctaaactcaacaagagagagttaatcagtctggcaaacttgtcagacaggcaccccgactggcagagaagtatattgagggttatttggtgtatgattggccaattgtatgcttgtgtaactttaatatcctataaatctgtctgttggttaaaaagcgaggctaagcctcacatatcagtaagtttattaaaattgtagtgtagctgtgaatcttatccaagcactgaacctcatgagtgtccattctgtcagaaaagaattcagcctcaataagtaaaaacctcacaagtgtccacagtcttggaagagattcagtcaagctaactgtataaattgaatatgtctgcatatatatttgaatatataaattaagttatcaattgtttgcttagttaatttttaagttatcatataagttcatttaattgaatataatttctagtacttgacagtatttagactacatttaaggtcatttattatacttttacaatttaatttgttgtttatagtataagtacatattggctgttaagttatggtactaggttagactatgtatgtttaaatctctgatttaaacagagccagtgttcagtcagataactgaatttatcaaatcttatccttgtataaaatacaagctgatgtgagatccctgtctacaggtggattggaacttctatcaactaagtcattcaccccacctgtcccttacagcccacaatctgtcattaggaaaagaggatctaggatttacaaccctagctagagattttaattgaattaatttgcagacagtaattttttaatttagttcagtacaagtccctggtagtctcctcttatatcaatcccggcaggtttttcccacaaatAGTACAAACTCTTGCTATGTTTGCTTGTTGCCTAATGTCTACTCTCGGTTCATCCCATTACCAGCTAAAGTTGACGGTGgaaagtataaaaaaaaaaattatcgggAATTGATTGAGCAGTAGTAAACTCATTAGGTTAGCATGATATCCACACAATTCTCAAGATAAAAtcataatttatattatttacaAGGTTTGTTTATGACATGTAGGAAAGTTTAGTTGAATAATATTTTGCTTGTTTAGAATATTAAAATATTCCCAAGATTTggtgtagtaaataagatcagagGGATCTTTTGCAGTGATCAAGAATAATTAATGTTGCAGGGGTCATGAATGAATTATTGTGCTAAGGCCAGGCATGAATAATAATCCAAGGACTAAGAATGTTTTGTGTTGCTGTTAGTGCTGGAGAGATAGTTAATATGTAGCACGAGATTCAAATAAATTGTGTTGTTGTAATTATAGAAAGTGACAAAGTGGGGGAAAACATTAATAGTCATGACGGGTACAATGAATTCTGCTTAATATATGGATCAAAGCATGTGTAATACAGTACGTATCTGCATTCTTGTTTACCTAATCCGAAACTTTAATAGTCGTGGCAAGTACAGATCATTACAATTGTGGATGgactgaacaggtgtacagttttaCACAGGTAAATCAAACTTTCAATCTTAGACATAAGTTGAATAGCATTTAGCTTACAGTTTTTTCAGTTCATTTTTGTAACTTGGAATCTAATTATACTGTATTTGTGATTTGATGTTTTACAGACAGATGAGGAAGGTGAGACTGGCAGAGAGAAGGATGTCAATGATAAATTAAATGAAGAGAAAGATGAAGTTAAAGTGGAAGTGCAAGAGGATGAAGAAGAGGTTAAAGAAGAGGTTAAAGAAGAGGTTAAAGAAGAAGTGCAGGAGGATGAGATTAAAAAAGAAATGGAGAAGGACAAAAAGGTTACTAAGGAAGAGCAAAAGGACGAGAAAGAGGTGAAAAAGGAAGTAGTAAAAGATGAGGAAGAGGTGGAAAAGGAAGAGCAAGATGATGAGGAAGAGGTAAAAAAAGAAGAGCAAGAGGAGGATCATTCGGACGATGAAAACCCCACCGACGAGGATGAAGGAGCTTCGTCGGGAGCCAAGAAGACTTCCAAACTTCTGCGCCGAGGTTGGGGACCAGTAAGTAATCTGGCATTTGAGAATTCCGTAAGATTGCGTTTGTAATTAATGTTTTCTTGGTTAGCATAATAATTTAAAATATTATAAGTTGAAATAAAACTGATGAACCATTTAGACAAAATTTTAAGAAAGCTTATATTAGTGATGATATTATTAGTGAAAAGTTAATTGCTTGTAAGATAAACTCTTTATGAAGGAACATAAAATTACATTGTACtgtattgtaaaaaaaaatacagtACTTTGTAATGAAATTTAAAACCTGAGCCTACATTTGAgaattataattttttattttttttcactatACCAGTACTTAGACTCTAAAACTATAGAGGTGTATATTTAATGGTAACAGTTGTAGACTTGTGTTAATATGTCTGTCATAAAATCCCATTTTATGAATACTATTATATTTGTATTAATGTTTTCAAAACTGTATTGCCTTGGAGTTATAATGTGTTCTCAGATACAAAATAATTTTTGAATACGGTTCAGTAGATCATTTTTTGTTACCTTTGTGTTCTCTCAGTCAGACGACACTACACCATACCTGAGGGTGCAGCAAGATGATGCTCTGTATAACTATGGTGTTTATGATACCGCTCCTGGCCACATGTACAATTACTCGCATAATGATGTAGTTGCACCGGCTTCCAATGGGGTGAGTTATGTGTATTTAAAAAATCATAAAGACTATAGACTTTTGAACTTTTATAACTCGTTTTAGCAGGCTAAGAGATCTCCATCTTGGAGCTTATTTTACAGCCTTGGCCTATATGTTTTTCTCCAAATCTCAATTTGCTAGTCAATATATATCCAGTTTTTCATTCCTAAtgaaattggggggggggggggactaggaGTGGGTGAAATAACGAGACAATACCCATCATctgaccaccccaccaaccatatgTGCCCACTCTATCTGCCTCcatccaccccaccaaccatacaTATATGCCCACTCCAttcacccccacctcccctcttAATTTTCTCCTCAGTTTATCCATATTCTGATGGATGTATGCTTGCATGTACAATGTGTGGAGTTTGCGTTGAGCAAACTAGTCTGTCTGCCAAAGGGACCAGGAATACCTCCCTTGATTGCCTTTGATCAACATGCACTTACTGGCAGTATTATCTTATTTATTGTTCTCTTATTctctaataaaattattatttactTTTGCTGCTACTTAATTATACAACTATTTCTGTGGAGAGTCTCTTCGACTCCCTGGAGCTTACTGGCTGATATGCGATATATTAATCTGGGGGCATCAGGcaattggagttcagcctaccggggaccacgagccagaacctgggccccttcagagaggcaaagggagcaatggtgTATGGAAACCCCCTTGTACTTAggggcattccatgtctgccattgactggtgTTAGCACCCAGGAAGGTAgggataacaaaacaaacccccacatggtaagaaattgCAACCAAAGActgaacagagaagcagaacaacCCCAACCTAAAACAAGTAAATGTCCCACCTTGCCACATCACCACTTGTCCATGCAGCCCTCCCCGGGGAGGAGAAAGGGATGAGCCCCGGACCCTTTGCGTCGGCTACTCCACACCTCCAGTTCGTGGCTGATGCGATTCTGGAGCGATCGTCAGCTCTGGCCTCGGATACTTAGCAGTTGTGTACTTTAGTGGTGTATTttgcagtgtgtggtgtggtgaccaGGAGAAACtaagagtactggggctgcatgcaatTAGGGCTCTCTTCCTTaaatgccctgtaagtactgcccttaggTTTTAAAGTTCTCTTCCATAGAATCTTTTGGAAACTATGGATACTTTGGTGGGGGAGCTTTACTCTCCTCCAGTGCAGGGGTTTCTACTCTTTCGATCCTGGTGGtcggtttgttcggttgcagctgtctccttcttttctggcaaagaacgagACAGCATCTTTCTGGAGGGGCCCTTGGTCATATATGCATGGTTGGTCGTGCCAAGGGTGCATCATGCgttgtctggttgcggctcttcTCCATTATCTGCGTGCGTTGGCTTCTGTGGCTGGGAACGTggtttgggttgatccagtttccctcgttccctgttccagggctcgggtcaccCAGGTCATCCGCATGGTtatcaagtctagccagcctaTGGTCTATCCTTGTGCCCATGGCGTTagaaagtttgctgctttggctaccctgtttggcaacatgtctttggCTGACATTTGAGCATGGGGGTTTTGGagattgaacagggtcctggccgcccgttacCTGGTCAATGTTCCTGGTCCCGatcgttcgtgtgtgtgtgtggctttgggtcgcaggttgcatccagttgtctcgacttagaGTTGGTGAGTGAGTGGTGGCCGCCTTCTAAGTCCCTCTTTTACttgtctttggttaggtagctctagGGAGCTGAagtggctccccacagaaaaccagcgttgaatgtaatgacacgccattttctgggtgagcctcggaggctccctggcacccccCTTCCTCCGGTCGGCTTTTTTTTCACATTGATTGGTGCTCAGCCTCTGAAGTGGAGGTGTGTAGTTGTCAGTGCAGGGGGTCCGGGGCTTCCACCTCCTGGGAAGGGGAGGCTGCACAGAAAAGTGCTGCTGCAGCgaggtgtgatgtttgcttgttttagGGTGGGGGAGTTGTGCCTCTGTTCGGTCTTTGACTGcaatttcttaccatgtgggcttTGTTTTGTTATACtgaacctacctttctgggtgctaatctctgttgatggcagacatggaatgcccccAAGTATATgagggtttccataggccattgctccattTGCCtcgctgaaggggccaggttctagctcttggtccctggtaggctgaactccaattggctgatgccccagactaatatatcgCATATCAAtcagtaagctccagggagcctccgggactcgcccagaaaatgacatttcattacattcaacgctggtttttacaCTCCCGACAGCTGATTACACAATACGAGCAATCTCCACAATATGGACTCCCTCCACATAATGGACAACTGTCTCCACAGTACGGGCAATCTCCAGGTTACCCAGATATGTCACCTGTGCACAGAGGAGCAACAGACCCCAGCATGTATAACATGGTAGGGTTTGTCACTTTTTTTCATCACCCTGTGCTTATTACATGAATGTAAATTCAGTATGCATTCTACTCATTATAGCTCCCTTTATGTGTGATTATGCTATTTGTATGCTGGAATTTACTCATCTGAAGATTCTCTCCTTGACTGATTACAATCAAAACCTCCCTACTAGTAGTTGATTTTCCATAATTTTTTTCTTTGCATAGAGAATACCTTTCTTGATTAACTTTGAGCGAAgaatgttaaagttttactttttGTCATTCCAGTTGCCGACTCTTCAGCATGGGCAGCCTCCTTACTACCCAGATATGTCACCTGTCCACAGTGAAGGAATGGGTGGCATGAATTATTCGGCAAGTTTTTTCTTTTTATCACGTTTGTGTTTTGAACATATATTAGAACCCACGATTGCCACATTGTTTACTCTGATCAGGATATTGAGGGAATTAATTCAGTGCTTGCAATTATATACTACTATCCATTTTAAGCCCCATTATATTTgtcttaacccttaagctgctaaggggtcctgaggagatttacacccttatgcgcaagaaaaaacaaaattctaaaaaattatttcgtcttctaaaaatgttaatttgtgttccctgagcacgggaaaaaaaaaatcgtaggtgacatattttgggcgcaataga
This is a stretch of genomic DNA from Procambarus clarkii isolate CNS0578487 chromosome 45, FALCON_Pclarkii_2.0, whole genome shotgun sequence. It encodes these proteins:
- the LOC138350463 gene encoding uncharacterized protein, giving the protein MTAQSFIQAFRRFAARRSCPKLMISDNGANLVAGEACLREICSHPAVTSTLEQRHCRWKFIPPRAPWHGGFYERLIGTVKRSLRKSLHRQKINLQELQTVITEIESRVNNRPLTYLSEDPTQHEPLSPAHLMYGRLLTPVPSLVDDEIRDPSYVGQSELVQGYKHLSSIIQKWNDVWTKEYLTSLREHHYGANVPHNIANLQPGDIVLVDSDGPRADWPLGKVVSVHPDSQGILRIVKILSKGTTSLKTLDKLIHMESVSQLQLDPERPQDTLTPQDPQTPNRHNRPQRTAAQKCKQNLHLYYQSNGE